The segment TGGCCCGCATATTTAAAAGGTTACCATTCGTCTGCAACATATAAAACTATGAAAGGCGAAGAAAAAGACAGGCTAATGAAAATGCTTGAAATAAGGTACCCGGGGTTTATAGACGGAACTGTTTTTAGTGAGCTTTCAACCCCGCTCACTATGGAGCACTATACATTGAAAAATAACGGCAGTATAGCAGGGCCAACGCAGTCAATAGGGCAGCATATGCTAAAAAGGTTACACACAAAATCCGAGTTTAACGGGCTTTATTGCTGTGGGGAGTCTACAGTCATGGGGACGGGGGCATCTTCCGTAACGGTTTCAGGCGTAGCTGCCGCTAATGCCATATTAAAAGAGAAAAAGCTTTCTGAATTTAAAAATTCAAAGAAATTTGAAAATTATGTGCGTGAATGCAAACCGCCATTTTTAAATAATGTTAAAGGGGAGGGGAAAAGTCCTGAAAAAGCTTTGCAGTTAAAGGCAAAAAACTGTCAGTATTGTGAAGAACCGTATTGTATGAATGAATGCCCGCTGGATATAAGAGGCATAAACCGAAAGATCACTGTTGGAAATTTTCTGGGTGCATATAAAATCGTATATGATTCCAGATATACTAAACGGGAATTATTAAATGCTAAAGAACATTGCATATTAAATCAAGACGATAAGATTTTAGTAGATATTACAGATATAGTTGATGGTTTAAAGAATCTTTACAAGGGTGAGGTATAGTTTATTTTAGTAATTTAATAAAGGAGACAATCAAATGAGGGAAAAGGGTATTGGAGTAATATATAAGCTTATTAATACTATCGCATTTATTTCAGTAATCGTAGTAAACGTTTTAGCTGAAACTCTACCTATTAATGGTGTTACTAATGGGCAAATTGCTGAACTGTATCCCAATCTTTTTACTCCACCGGGATGGACATTTTCTGTTTGGGGTGTGATTTATTCATTGCTTGCCTTATTCATTCTCTATCAATGGGGTGTTTTTAAGGGTAAAAGCGGGTATAATAAGGTAATTCTTAAACGCATCAGCCCATATTTTATCATTTCTTCATTGGCTAATGTAGCATGGATATATAGCTGGCATTATAACATGATAGCGCTATCAGTAGTTATGATGATCGTTATTTTCTTCTCACTGATGCTGATATATACTATTTTAAACGAATATAGGCTTACCAAAAAAGAAAAGGTTTTTATAAAATTGCCAATTAGCTTTTATTACGCGTGGATAACTATTGCGGCAATTGCAAATGTTACTGTTTTATTAGTAAGCTTAGGATTTGACGGACTAGGTATATCCGAAGAAGTGTGGATGGCGATGATACTGGCTGCAGGAATGATAATCGGAGTTGTAACGACGATAAAAGAAAGGGACGTAGCCTACGGTTTAGTTATATTATGGGCATATATCGGGATATTCATTAAACATGTTTCTCCAAGTGGTTTTGATTCAGCATATGCAGGTATAGTTATATATTTAGCTATTGCTATAGTAGTGATATTAATATCAGTTTTAATAGCTGCTGTAAAATCGAAAAAAGAATTAAAGCCGAAAAGTTAAGATAAAATAAAAATAAGAAAGCGTCTGCGCTTTCTTATTTTTATATTTAAATTATTGATAAAATTTAGTATAATCTTATCAATATAAAAACTAAGGAAAGCATCTGAATTGAAATTAAAAAAAATAATTGAGCTTAAAGATATTCCAGAAGAATTTATTGGTACCCCAATAGAGAGTTTAATTAAATATCAAAATTTTTCTATGCCGTTTAAAGAATACAGCGCGGCACAACTGCTTATAGCGATGTGTATGGACAATAGAAAACAGTTAAAAATACCCGAGAATTTTGCATTTATAATCAGAACGGGCGGTGCCAACTTAAGGTACAGTGAATTTAAAGTGTCTTATGCTATTGCAATCGGGAAAGTAAATTATATCGTTTTAATTGCGCATAATCAGTGTGGCATGGTGAACTTAGCATCTAAAATGTCTTTATTTATAAATGGCTTAAGTAGATTGGAAAATTGGGATGAAGACAAAGCAAAAGAACATTTTTTTAATTATGCACCTATTTATGAAATAGAGAATGAAATTGAATTTGTAGTAAACGAAAGCAGAAGGCTTTCGGAAAAATATAAAGGCGTAATGGTAGTGCCGCTTTATTATACCTTGGAAGATAACAGATTAAACTTAATAGTTGAATAACAAAGCTAAAACTCTCTATTTTGTCCCTATTAATCATATAGTTATATAAAAATAGGATTGGG is part of the Eubacteriales bacterium genome and harbors:
- a CDS encoding carbonic anhydrase yields the protein MKLKKIIELKDIPEEFIGTPIESLIKYQNFSMPFKEYSAAQLLIAMCMDNRKQLKIPENFAFIIRTGGANLRYSEFKVSYAIAIGKVNYIVLIAHNQCGMVNLASKMSLFINGLSRLENWDEDKAKEHFFNYAPIYEIENEIEFVVNESRRLSEKYKGVMVVPLYYTLEDNRLNLIVE
- a CDS encoding tryptophan-rich sensory protein, which gives rise to MREKGIGVIYKLINTIAFISVIVVNVLAETLPINGVTNGQIAELYPNLFTPPGWTFSVWGVIYSLLALFILYQWGVFKGKSGYNKVILKRISPYFIISSLANVAWIYSWHYNMIALSVVMMIVIFFSLMLIYTILNEYRLTKKEKVFIKLPISFYYAWITIAAIANVTVLLVSLGFDGLGISEEVWMAMILAAGMIIGVVTTIKERDVAYGLVILWAYIGIFIKHVSPSGFDSAYAGIVIYLAIAIVVILISVLIAAVKSKKELKPKS